A stretch of Carnobacteriaceae bacterium zg-C25 DNA encodes these proteins:
- a CDS encoding glucosamine-6-phosphate deaminase: protein MKVIRVTSPSEGALLAYSHVKQSLEKGATTFGLATGGTPEELYALIRESDLDFSKCVSINLDEYVGLTPDNQKSYHYYMKENLFKAKPFKASFIPQGWESDATKEVSRYEDVLKKYPIDFQLLGLGTNGHIGFNEPGTLFTQRTHKVALTKETVEANKRYFDKVEDVPTFAYSMGLANIMEAKEIVLLAFGHSKAEAIKALVEGEQTTNVPATILQSHENVTIIIDADAASLLSETVE, encoded by the coding sequence ATGAAAGTTATACGTGTGACAAGCCCAAGTGAGGGGGCATTACTTGCTTATTCTCATGTGAAACAATCGTTAGAAAAGGGAGCAACAACATTTGGATTAGCAACAGGTGGAACGCCAGAGGAATTGTACGCACTAATTAGAGAAAGTGATTTAGACTTTTCAAAATGCGTATCAATTAACTTAGATGAATATGTTGGTTTAACGCCAGATAATCAAAAAAGCTATCATTATTATATGAAAGAAAATTTATTTAAGGCAAAACCGTTCAAAGCAAGCTTTATTCCACAAGGTTGGGAATCTGATGCGACAAAAGAAGTTAGTCGATATGAAGACGTTTTAAAAAAATATCCAATTGATTTCCAATTGTTAGGTCTTGGAACAAACGGGCATATTGGGTTTAACGAACCCGGTACACTGTTTACACAACGCACACATAAAGTTGCTTTAACAAAAGAAACCGTAGAAGCCAACAAACGTTATTTTGATAAAGTTGAAGATGTGCCAACGTTTGCGTATTCTATGGGATTGGCCAATATTATGGAAGCAAAAGAAATTGTATTGTTAGCGTTTGGTCATTCAAAAGCTGAAGCGATTAAAGCGTTAGTGGAAGGTGAACAAACAACAAATGTGCCGGCTACCATTTTACAAAGCCATGAAAATGTGACAATTATTATTGATGCAGATGCGGCAAGTTTACTTAGTGAGACGGTTGAATAA
- a CDS encoding IS1182 family transposase: MFYKENHPNDEIILNTLSELVPKDHLLRKIDKSIDFNFIYDITSPYYSHTNGRNSLDPVVLFKLVFLKDIYGIKSMRETIKRVETDVAFRWFLNLPFSKPTPHYSTFSQNYIRRFQGTSVFEDIFNTIVHQAISHHLISGTALFTDSTHIKANANKNKFKNAIIETVQERKRDLENEINAEREAIGKKPFNYTDKIISKSIKESTTDPESGYYHRDNKEKGFMYLDHRSVDGKHNFIVDCFITPGNVHDSVPYVSRLTHIIETFNFNVNCVALDSGYYKKDILKFLEEKKIFSVIGYRRFHRNPDHKFFRYNSSIDCFTDTRTGEIYTYRNIDRQGYKQYRISDNSNKRILRRAIDADVYDRCRERRLSTFGKALYKRRKETIERSFADSKQNHGYRFAQYRGVTKMQQYTWLSCAAQNMKKMAILLTGDSHFLRYYSSFRILKFKIQHIFHFLKNMLDFLLVLSTV, translated from the coding sequence AAATCAATTGATTTCAATTTTATTTATGATATTACTTCTCCTTACTATAGTCATACCAACGGTCGTAATAGTTTAGATCCAGTTGTTTTATTTAAATTAGTCTTTTTAAAAGATATTTACGGTATTAAATCAATGCGAGAAACCATTAAACGTGTCGAAACTGATGTGGCGTTTAGATGGTTTTTAAACCTTCCTTTCTCTAAACCAACTCCTCATTATTCCACTTTTTCTCAAAATTATATTCGCCGTTTTCAAGGTACTTCTGTGTTTGAAGATATATTTAACACTATTGTACACCAAGCTATCTCACATCATTTAATTAGTGGGACAGCATTATTTACAGATTCCACACATATTAAAGCAAATGCCAATAAAAATAAATTTAAAAACGCTATTATTGAAACCGTTCAAGAACGTAAACGAGATTTAGAAAACGAAATTAACGCTGAACGAGAAGCTATTGGAAAAAAGCCTTTTAATTACACTGATAAAATCATCTCTAAATCCATTAAAGAAAGTACGACTGATCCAGAAAGTGGATATTACCATAGAGATAATAAAGAAAAGGGATTTATGTACTTAGACCATCGTAGTGTAGATGGTAAACATAATTTTATTGTGGATTGCTTTATTACACCAGGCAACGTGCATGATAGTGTACCGTATGTGTCGCGATTAACACATATAATCGAAACATTTAATTTTAATGTGAATTGTGTCGCGTTAGATAGCGGATATTATAAAAAAGACATTTTAAAATTTTTAGAAGAGAAAAAGATATTTTCTGTGATTGGGTATCGACGTTTTCATCGCAATCCTGACCATAAATTTTTTCGATATAATTCATCTATAGATTGTTTTACGGATACACGTACGGGAGAAATTTATACCTACAGAAATATTGATAGACAAGGATATAAACAGTATCGTATAAGCGATAATAGTAATAAACGGATACTACGTCGAGCGATAGATGCTGATGTATACGATAGATGTCGTGAACGTCGATTATCTACGTTTGGGAAAGCATTATATAAACGACGGAAAGAAACGATTGAGCGTAGTTTTGCAGACTCTAAGCAAAATCATGGGTATCGATTTGCGCAATATAGAGGAGTAACCAAGATGCAACAGTATACTTGGTTATCTTGTGCTGCCCAAAACATGAAAAAAATGGCAATTCTACTCACTGGAGATAGCCATTTTTTGAGATATTATTCTTCATTTCGTATTTTAAAATTCAAAATCCAACATATTTTTCATTTTTTAAAAAATATGTTGGATTTTTTATTGGTATTGTCAACAGTCTGA
- a CDS encoding 30S ribosomal protein S21, giving the protein MSKTIVRKNESLDDALRRFKRNVSKTGTLQEVRKREFYEKPSVRRKKKSEAARKRKF; this is encoded by the coding sequence ATGTCAAAAACAATCGTTCGTAAAAACGAGTCTCTTGATGATGCTCTTCGTCGCTTTAAACGTAATGTTTCAAAAACTGGGACTTTACAAGAAGTTCGCAAACGTGAATTTTATGAAAAACCAAGTGTAAGACGTAAGAAAAAATCAGAAGCAGCACGTAAACGTAAATTCTAA